In Halomonas denitrificans, one DNA window encodes the following:
- a CDS encoding tetratricopeptide repeat protein codes for MTRRIVHAFALLLLAAALAGCGGDHGPTDAEIVRNNEGVALMGQYRNEEARAIFAELTAARPDWHEVRVNEAIATLNRQNEGDERRALAMAEAVLADDPGNPSAAYVAGLMHFYLGDAETALARFSTVRETRPDDPHVAYFAAQALAQLGRHDDALALYRAAIDLDPYLRSAYYGAALSLRQLGDADAARVMLADYQRFADNPRAHLAEFRYTRMGPLAEARAVGRSERARPDDAPTGPLFAEPLRHGRIDAVGRPASLTTADIDGDGAQDLLLAAGSGAGTEVWLQRDGAFERVEDHPLAGIADVDAVAWGVPDVSDDLAVYLCRAGENRMLQRSGTNWTPAAEDVLDDSGACADVAALDADHDGDLDWWLANADGPNELLSNNLDGSWRRLADDAEPLLAGPARPSSQVLATDLDGDGDADLVTLQAQPPHQVLVNDRLWQYREAEGFDAFRSHPVTAVVAGDLDARGRNHLFTIDAAGDLLEWQPDDAGDWSPRMLVEDASRDPAHAGLAVQDFDGDGRPDLLLHDGDGFRIHAVADGEVEVLAEEAVALRALVPVLIDPARGPALVGLVADGSAGVLTQWPAGPGRHGFLAIAPSGRSDAADGMRSNPSGIGTELLLRVGDRWTRVDAYGNHSARGQSLQPIAIGLGGAARADFVRLQWTDGVLQTEMALAGGEVHAIAEYQRQLSSCPVLFAFDGDGFEFVSDVLGVGGIGFLFEPGRYAEPRPWEFFRFPDGTMQPDGDVYRLKIAEPMQEIAYIDTARLNLYDLAAGWNLVLDERMQTGEPTVSGAPLFYRDDAVLAPVRAHNDRGENVLASLSSADFDAAPPGPRDPRFLGLLADEHVLTLEFGRVINPAGTRPVLKAFGWVEYPYSQTVFAAWQAGEAYRAPTLEARTERGWQVVHAHFGYPAGMPREMALPLDALPPGTTALRLRSNLEIYWDQLGVIYAEYPGDALLAVHRVASERARLAKTGFARRTTLAQRRPWYDYQRRSAFWDTEYPEGYYTRLGPVDPLVEAADDALALIGPGEELDLAFAAPPPAAGARRVVVLDIRGFAKDMDLYTDTGGRVGPLPSTPGVGDPEQRERLHAEFMTRYKGGF; via the coding sequence ATGACGCGTCGGATCGTCCACGCCTTCGCCCTGCTGCTGCTCGCGGCCGCGCTGGCCGGCTGCGGCGGCGACCACGGCCCGACGGACGCCGAGATCGTCCGGAACAACGAGGGCGTGGCGCTGATGGGGCAGTACCGCAACGAGGAGGCGCGCGCGATCTTCGCCGAACTGACCGCGGCGCGCCCGGACTGGCACGAGGTGCGCGTCAACGAGGCGATCGCCACCCTGAATCGCCAGAACGAGGGCGATGAGCGACGCGCGCTGGCCATGGCGGAGGCGGTGCTGGCCGACGATCCCGGCAACCCCTCGGCTGCCTACGTCGCCGGCCTGATGCATTTCTACCTCGGCGACGCGGAGACCGCCCTGGCGCGGTTCTCGACCGTGCGCGAAACGCGGCCCGACGATCCGCACGTGGCCTACTTCGCCGCCCAGGCGCTGGCCCAGCTCGGCCGCCACGACGACGCGCTTGCGCTCTACCGCGCCGCGATCGATCTGGATCCGTACCTGCGCAGCGCCTACTACGGGGCCGCCCTCAGCCTGCGCCAGCTCGGCGATGCCGACGCCGCGCGCGTGATGCTGGCCGACTACCAGCGCTTCGCCGACAATCCGCGCGCCCACCTGGCCGAGTTCCGCTACACGCGCATGGGCCCGCTGGCCGAGGCCCGGGCCGTCGGCCGAAGCGAGCGGGCACGTCCGGACGACGCCCCGACCGGTCCGCTGTTCGCCGAGCCGCTCCGGCACGGCCGCATCGATGCGGTCGGGCGACCGGCCAGCCTGACCACCGCCGACATCGACGGCGACGGCGCCCAGGACCTGCTGCTGGCCGCCGGCAGCGGCGCCGGGACCGAGGTCTGGCTGCAGCGCGACGGCGCGTTCGAACGCGTCGAGGACCACCCGCTGGCCGGCATTGCCGACGTCGACGCCGTCGCCTGGGGTGTGCCCGACGTATCGGACGACCTCGCCGTGTATCTCTGCCGCGCCGGTGAGAACCGGATGCTGCAGCGCAGCGGGACGAACTGGACGCCGGCCGCCGAGGATGTGCTGGACGATAGCGGCGCCTGCGCCGACGTGGCCGCCCTGGACGCCGACCACGACGGCGACCTGGACTGGTGGTTGGCCAACGCCGACGGTCCCAACGAGCTCCTGTCGAACAATCTCGACGGCAGCTGGCGCCGCCTGGCCGACGACGCCGAGCCGCTGCTGGCTGGCCCGGCCCGGCCTTCGTCGCAGGTGCTGGCCACCGACCTCGACGGCGACGGCGACGCGGACCTGGTCACGCTCCAGGCCCAGCCGCCGCACCAGGTGCTGGTCAACGATCGCCTCTGGCAGTACCGGGAGGCCGAAGGTTTCGATGCCTTCCGGTCGCACCCGGTGACCGCGGTGGTCGCGGGGGATCTCGACGCGCGCGGGCGCAATCACCTGTTCACGATCGACGCGGCCGGCGACCTGCTCGAATGGCAGCCCGACGACGCGGGCGACTGGTCGCCCCGGATGCTGGTCGAAGACGCGAGCCGCGATCCGGCTCACGCCGGTCTTGCCGTACAGGACTTCGACGGCGACGGCCGGCCGGACCTGCTGCTGCACGACGGCGACGGGTTCCGCATTCATGCCGTCGCCGACGGCGAGGTCGAAGTGCTGGCCGAGGAAGCGGTTGCGCTCCGCGCACTGGTACCTGTGCTGATCGACCCGGCACGCGGTCCGGCGCTGGTCGGCCTCGTCGCCGACGGTTCGGCCGGCGTGCTGACGCAGTGGCCCGCCGGTCCCGGCCGGCACGGCTTCCTGGCGATCGCACCGAGCGGCCGCTCCGACGCCGCCGACGGCATGCGATCGAATCCATCGGGCATCGGCACCGAGCTCCTGCTCCGGGTCGGCGACCGGTGGACCCGGGTCGATGCCTACGGCAACCACTCGGCGCGGGGCCAGAGCCTGCAGCCGATCGCGATCGGCCTCGGCGGTGCCGCGCGTGCCGATTTCGTGCGCCTGCAGTGGACCGACGGTGTGCTCCAGACCGAGATGGCGCTGGCCGGCGGCGAAGTGCATGCGATCGCCGAATACCAGCGCCAGCTGTCCAGCTGCCCGGTGCTGTTCGCCTTCGACGGGGACGGCTTCGAGTTCGTCAGCGATGTGCTCGGGGTCGGCGGCATCGGCTTCCTGTTCGAGCCGGGCCGCTACGCCGAGCCGCGCCCGTGGGAATTCTTCCGTTTCCCCGACGGCACCATGCAGCCCGACGGCGACGTCTATCGGCTGAAGATCGCCGAGCCGATGCAGGAAATCGCCTACATCGACACCGCCCGGCTGAATCTCTACGACCTGGCCGCGGGCTGGAACCTGGTCCTCGACGAGCGGATGCAGACCGGCGAACCGACGGTCAGCGGGGCGCCCCTGTTCTATCGCGACGACGCCGTGCTGGCGCCGGTCCGGGCCCACAACGACCGCGGCGAGAACGTGCTGGCCAGCCTGTCATCGGCCGACTTCGACGCGGCGCCCCCGGGGCCCCGCGATCCCCGCTTCCTCGGTTTGCTCGCCGACGAACACGTGCTGACACTGGAGTTCGGGCGGGTGATCAACCCGGCGGGCACCCGCCCCGTGCTCAAGGCCTTCGGCTGGGTCGAATACCCGTACTCGCAGACCGTGTTCGCCGCCTGGCAGGCCGGCGAAGCCTACCGTGCACCGACCCTGGAAGCCCGTACGGAGCGGGGATGGCAGGTCGTCCACGCGCACTTCGGCTACCCGGCCGGCATGCCGCGCGAGATGGCGCTGCCCCTCGACGCCCTGCCGCCCGGGACCACTGCGCTGCGCCTGCGCTCCAACCTCGAGATCTACTGGGACCAGTTGGGCGTGATCTACGCCGAATATCCGGGCGACGCGCTGTTGGCCGTGCACCGCGTGGCGTCCGAGCGGGCGCGGCTGGCCAAGACCGGCTTCGCCCGGCGCACGACGCTGGCGCAGCGGCGGCCCTGGTACGACTACCAGCGTCGGTCGGCGTTCTGGGACACCGAGTACCCGGAGGGCTACTACACGCGGCTGGGTCCGGTCGATCCGCTGGTCGAGGCGGCCGACGACGCGCTGGCCCTGATCGGGCCGGGTGAGGAGCTGGACCTGGCCTTCGCCGCGCCGCCGCCGGCCGCCGGCGCGCGCCGCGTGGTCGTTCTCGATATCCGCGGCTTCGCCAAGGACATGGACCTCTACACGGACACGGGCGGCCGGGTCGGTCCGCTGCCGTCCACCCCCGGCGTCGGCGATCCGGAGCAGCGCGAGCGACTCCACGCGGAGTTCATGACGCGCTACAAGGGCGGCTTCTGA